From the genome of Sulfitobacter sp. DSM 110093, one region includes:
- a CDS encoding glutathione S-transferase family protein produces the protein MTARLFHVPLSPFCRKVRLSLGEKKIEVELVEERYWEQDPDFLRRNPAGKVPVLRLDGIMMSESAAICEYIEETRPEASLLPSDPVQRLEVRRLVSWFDDKFHHEVTSKLLYERVNKKVTKQGYPDSKNVKAGAKAIKYHLDYMTWLLDHRRWLAGDVMTLADFAAAAHLSSLDYISDVDWNRSDVVKDWYAKIKSRPAFRSILADQVPGFPPPRQYNNLDF, from the coding sequence ATGACGGCTCGCTTGTTTCACGTTCCCTTGTCCCCCTTTTGTCGCAAGGTGCGGCTCAGCCTTGGGGAGAAGAAGATCGAGGTGGAACTGGTTGAGGAACGTTACTGGGAGCAAGACCCGGATTTTCTGCGCCGTAACCCGGCGGGCAAGGTGCCCGTTCTGCGGCTCGACGGGATCATGATGTCCGAAAGCGCCGCGATCTGCGAATATATCGAAGAGACCCGCCCCGAAGCGTCTCTGCTGCCCAGCGACCCGGTGCAGCGGCTTGAGGTGCGCCGATTGGTCAGTTGGTTCGATGATAAGTTCCACCATGAGGTGACATCCAAACTGCTTTATGAGCGGGTAAATAAGAAAGTCACCAAACAGGGCTATCCGGACAGTAAGAACGTCAAAGCCGGGGCCAAGGCGATCAAGTACCATCTGGACTATATGACGTGGCTGCTGGATCACCGCCGGTGGTTGGCGGGCGACGTGATGACACTGGCCGATTTTGCGGCTGCGGCACATCTGTCCTCGCTCGACTATATTTCCGATGTCGATTGGAACCGGTCGGATGTGGTCAAAGACTGGTACGCCAAGATCAAATCCCGCCCGGCTTTCCGCTCGATCCTTGCGGATCAAGTTCCGGGTTTCCCGCCGCCAAGGCAATACAACAACTTGGATTTCTGA
- the queG gene encoding tRNA epoxyqueuosine(34) reductase QueG: MTVDSEDLKTRLVARALEEGFVACRICRPADVPEVPERLARFVEAGYHGQMGWMEDRMHWRGNPAALWPEARSVIMLAESYTPEHDPRAVLEHPDKGAISVYAQGRDYHDIVKKRLKRLARWLMEEARAADPEVKVFVDTAPVPEKALAQAAGLGWQGKHTNLLSRKFGNWAFLGSVFTTLDLAPDAQEVDHCGSCRACLDVCPTDAFPGPYQLDARRCISYLTIEHKGPVDLELREKLGNRIYGCDDCLAACPWNKFAVTASDMRYHGPVVQPADLAELAALDDTAFRARYSGSPIKRIGRDRFVRNVLYAIGNSGLAPLRSAAQSLTEDADPTVADAARWAVERLA; this comes from the coding sequence GTGACCGTGGACAGCGAAGACCTGAAGACACGACTGGTCGCGCGAGCGCTTGAAGAAGGCTTTGTTGCCTGCCGTATTTGCCGCCCTGCCGATGTCCCCGAAGTGCCCGAACGCCTCGCTCGTTTTGTTGAGGCCGGGTATCATGGGCAGATGGGCTGGATGGAAGACCGGATGCACTGGCGCGGCAATCCTGCCGCCCTCTGGCCCGAGGCGCGGTCGGTCATCATGCTGGCCGAAAGCTATACCCCCGAACATGACCCCCGCGCGGTGTTGGAGCATCCCGACAAGGGTGCCATCTCGGTCTATGCGCAGGGGCGTGACTACCACGATATCGTCAAGAAACGGCTGAAGCGGCTGGCGCGTTGGCTGATGGAAGAGGCGCGCGCGGCTGACCCTGAGGTGAAGGTTTTTGTCGATACTGCCCCGGTGCCCGAAAAAGCCTTGGCGCAGGCGGCGGGGCTGGGCTGGCAGGGGAAGCATACCAATCTGCTAAGCCGTAAGTTCGGCAACTGGGCCTTTTTAGGCTCTGTTTTCACCACGCTGGACCTTGCCCCAGACGCGCAAGAGGTCGATCACTGTGGTTCCTGTCGCGCTTGCCTTGATGTCTGTCCGACAGATGCTTTTCCCGGCCCCTATCAACTCGACGCGCGGCGCTGCATTTCCTATCTGACGATTGAGCATAAAGGCCCCGTTGATCTGGAACTCCGCGAAAAGCTGGGCAACCGGATCTATGGTTGCGACGATTGCCTTGCCGCATGCCCATGGAACAAGTTCGCCGTGACGGCGAGCGATATGCGCTATCACGGGCCAGTAGTGCAGCCTGCCGATCTGGCCGAGCTTGCCGCACTGGACGATACCGCCTTTCGCGCGCGTTACTCGGGCTCTCCGATCAAGCGGATCGGGCGGGATCGGTTTGTGCGCAACGTGCTCTATGCGATAGGGAATTCGGGGCTGGCACCGCTGCGCAGTGCGGCGCAATCTTTGACCGAAGATGCTGATCCGACTGTTGCTGATGCAGCGCGTTGGGCGGTAGAGCGATTGGCATAG
- a CDS encoding hydantoinase/oxoprolinase family protein has protein sequence MAVLLGVDTGGTYTDAVLIRDEVDVIASAKALTTRQDLAIGVGKAVSAVLAQSGVAAAEIAMASLSTTLATNALVEGQGGRVALIYVGFPARDLEAHSLADALRGDPFLLLAGGHDHAGAEAAALDETALIAFLETHKHEVSGFAVASQFATRNPAHELRVMELVAQRAGRPISASHTLSAKLNGPKRALTALLNARLIGMIDQLIGRTEDQLRALGIDAPMMVVRGDGALMSSAQARQRPIETILSGPAASLVGARWLTGAETAMVSDIGGTTTDVALLRDGRPAIDPAGAQVGPYRTMVEAVAMRTHGLGGDSEVHFIAEGLTAGVTLGPKRLLPVSLIAVDAPEVVHTALDAQLRRNVPGEHDGRFVRAVPGQATEGLAPRDLSLLDRIGDAVRPLGDVLRNRMEQGALARLVARGLVQVAGVTPSDASHVTGQLSAWDRGAARKALELFGRKRGGSGLQFCPKPEALAQIIIGRLTYQTNQALLETAFAEEGTDFGLPPETLARHVLLQRGLAGHRGVLRIDAGLNMPIVGLGASASTYYPAVGEALGTQMILPEHAAVANAIGAVVGRVITRESGSVTSPGEGKFRVHLVEGPKDFPDAESALAQLETVLTKAARARAESAGAVEIECQVTRDIRTAGVEGREVFVEAELTVEASGRPRVAVG, from the coding sequence TTGGCGGTTTTACTGGGCGTGGACACGGGCGGCACCTATACGGATGCGGTGCTGATCCGCGATGAAGTCGACGTGATCGCGTCGGCCAAGGCCCTGACAACCCGTCAAGATTTGGCAATTGGCGTTGGCAAAGCTGTTAGCGCTGTGCTGGCGCAATCCGGTGTGGCAGCGGCCGAGATCGCAATGGCGTCGCTGTCGACGACCCTTGCCACCAACGCGCTGGTCGAAGGACAGGGCGGCCGCGTGGCGCTGATTTATGTTGGGTTTCCCGCGCGCGATCTGGAGGCACATAGCCTAGCTGACGCGCTGCGCGGCGATCCGTTCCTCTTGCTGGCCGGGGGCCATGACCACGCCGGGGCAGAGGCTGCGGCGCTGGACGAAACCGCGCTAATCGCCTTTTTAGAGACACACAAGCATGAGGTAAGCGGTTTCGCCGTGGCCAGCCAATTCGCCACCCGCAATCCTGCGCATGAGTTGCGGGTGATGGAACTGGTGGCGCAGAGGGCGGGCCGCCCGATTTCTGCCTCCCACACTCTTTCCGCCAAGCTTAATGGCCCGAAACGTGCCTTAACTGCCTTATTAAACGCGCGGTTGATCGGCATGATTGACCAGCTGATCGGGCGCACCGAAGACCAATTGCGTGCCTTGGGCATCGACGCCCCGATGATGGTGGTGCGCGGCGATGGGGCCCTGATGTCGAGCGCGCAGGCCCGCCAAAGACCGATAGAGACGATCCTCAGTGGCCCGGCGGCGTCACTGGTCGGCGCGCGCTGGTTGACGGGGGCCGAAACGGCGATGGTTTCTGACATTGGCGGCACAACGACGGATGTGGCGTTGCTGCGTGATGGGCGTCCGGCGATTGATCCAGCAGGTGCGCAAGTGGGGCCATACCGCACCATGGTCGAGGCCGTGGCGATGCGCACCCATGGTCTGGGCGGTGACAGCGAAGTGCATTTCATAGCCGAAGGGCTGACGGCGGGGGTGACGCTTGGGCCAAAACGTTTGCTGCCCGTCTCTCTGATCGCTGTCGACGCGCCAGAGGTGGTGCATACCGCGCTAGACGCACAGTTGCGCCGCAACGTCCCAGGGGAGCATGATGGCCGCTTTGTTCGCGCCGTACCGGGGCAGGCGACCGAAGGGCTGGCGCCACGGGACCTGTCCCTGCTGGATCGGATCGGTGACGCGGTGCGCCCCTTGGGAGATGTGCTGCGCAATCGGATGGAACAAGGCGCACTGGCGCGGCTGGTGGCGCGTGGGCTGGTTCAGGTCGCAGGGGTCACCCCATCGGACGCGAGCCATGTGACCGGGCAGCTTTCGGCATGGGATCGCGGTGCCGCCCGTAAGGCGCTTGAGCTTTTCGGGCGCAAGCGCGGTGGGTCTGGACTACAGTTCTGCCCTAAGCCGGAAGCGCTGGCGCAGATCATTATTGGCCGTCTTACCTATCAGACCAATCAGGCGTTGTTAGAGACTGCTTTTGCCGAGGAAGGCACCGATTTTGGCCTTCCCCCAGAAACCTTGGCGCGCCATGTGTTATTGCAACGCGGGCTGGCGGGGCACCGGGGGGTGTTGCGGATCGATGCGGGTCTGAACATGCCGATTGTCGGGCTTGGCGCTTCGGCATCGACCTATTACCCGGCAGTCGGAGAAGCCTTGGGTACCCAGATGATCCTGCCTGAACATGCCGCCGTCGCCAACGCCATTGGTGCGGTGGTGGGGCGGGTCATCACGCGCGAAAGCGGCAGTGTGACATCGCCGGGCGAAGGGAAGTTCCGGGTGCATCTAGTTGAAGGGCCAAAGGATTTCCCAGATGCGGAGAGCGCTTTGGCCCAATTAGAGACTGTTCTGACCAAGGCCGCCCGCGCCCGCGCCGAATCCGCAGGGGCGGTTGAGATTGAATGCCAAGTGACGCGCGACATCCGCACGGCGGGAGTCGAAGGGCGGGAGGTTTTCGTTGAGGCAGAGCTTACCGTCGAAGCCTCG